In a genomic window of uncultured Flavobacterium sp.:
- a CDS encoding YdeI/OmpD-associated family protein, whose translation MAQLNSKVDEYIAKSEGFAKPILEYLRQIIHETCPDAAEDIKWGTPHYSYKGDHLCMIAGFKNHCSFSIYKAEFIKDKEIAESVKAGKKFGYMDKLKSVSELPSKDVLVSLLKEAMTINENGIKKEKPVSDKPKVIETPDYLVEALNANKKAKEIWESKSDAYRKDYLVWIIDAKTDATRQKRIEQSLEWIAEGKGRFWQYAKK comes from the coding sequence ATGGCACAATTAAATTCAAAAGTAGACGAATATATTGCAAAATCTGAAGGTTTTGCGAAGCCAATTCTGGAATATTTACGACAAATTATTCACGAAACTTGTCCGGATGCAGCGGAAGATATAAAATGGGGAACGCCTCATTATTCTTATAAAGGCGATCATTTATGTATGATTGCAGGTTTCAAAAATCATTGTTCCTTTAGTATTTATAAAGCCGAATTTATAAAAGACAAAGAAATCGCAGAAAGTGTAAAAGCGGGAAAGAAATTTGGTTACATGGATAAATTGAAATCTGTGTCTGAATTACCATCAAAAGATGTTTTGGTTTCACTCCTTAAAGAAGCAATGACAATTAATGAGAATGGAATCAAAAAAGAAAAACCTGTATCTGACAAACCAAAAGTGATCGAAACGCCTGATTATTTAGTTGAAGCGCTTAACGCAAATAAAAAAGCAAAAGAGATTTGGGAATCGAAATCAGATGCTTATCGCAAAGATTATTTAGTTTGGATAATCGACGCTAAAACTGATGCTACAAGACAAAAACGAATTGAACAATCTCTGGAATGGATTGCGGAAGGAAAAGGCAGATTCTGGCAATATGCAAAGAAATAA
- a CDS encoding Sir2 family NAD-dependent protein deacetylase → MNEQLTEIIKQVYHKKNRNLFTFLTGAGISAESGIPTYRGVDGIWVKGTKFHKPEEFGTFKYFKENPEEVWQYSLFRKKMFENAQTNKSHHEIAEIENLLQDRFHLITQNIDNLHRRSGVERIYEIHGNNREIKCSNGCKEIEFLPAEIEGKNIDEDLTEKDIELLKCKECGSWMRSNILWFDEYYDEKTNKKFSSLKIAKNSGILFIVGTSGATNLPMAIAETTLKYGGTIVDINTEDNLFTALIKDKKNKIIIRETSTEALKTIREILENITKE, encoded by the coding sequence ATGAACGAGCAACTTACTGAAATCATAAAGCAGGTTTATCATAAGAAAAACAGAAATCTCTTTACGTTTTTAACCGGCGCCGGAATTTCTGCAGAAAGCGGTATTCCGACTTATAGAGGAGTTGATGGAATCTGGGTAAAAGGAACGAAATTTCATAAACCGGAGGAATTTGGAACGTTTAAATATTTTAAAGAAAATCCCGAAGAAGTTTGGCAATATTCACTCTTTAGAAAAAAGATGTTTGAAAATGCGCAGACCAATAAAAGTCATCATGAAATTGCAGAAATTGAAAATTTGTTGCAAGACAGATTTCACTTAATAACTCAAAATATAGACAATTTGCACAGGCGTTCCGGTGTAGAAAGAATATACGAAATACACGGAAATAACAGAGAAATTAAATGCTCGAATGGTTGTAAAGAAATCGAGTTTTTGCCCGCAGAAATTGAAGGTAAAAACATAGATGAAGATCTCACAGAAAAAGATATCGAATTACTGAAATGCAAAGAATGCGGAAGTTGGATGAGATCAAATATACTTTGGTTTGATGAATATTATGATGAAAAGACAAACAAAAAATTCAGTTCTTTAAAAATAGCCAAAAACTCTGGAATTCTTTTTATTGTGGGAACATCCGGAGCAACAAATTTGCCAATGGCAATTGCAGAAACTACATTAAAATACGGAGGAACTATTGTTGATATTAATACTGAAGACAATTTATTTACAGCACTTATTAAAGACAAGAAAAATAAAATTATCATTCGGGAAACTTCAACCGAAGCTTTGAAAACAATTCGGGAAATATTAGAAAATATAACAAAAGAATAA
- a CDS encoding cold-shock protein produces the protein MQEGTVKFFNEEKGFGFITPKNGGSEIFVHVSGLSENIRENDEVRYDVAEGKKGPNAVNVVVA, from the coding sequence ATGCAAGAAGGTACAGTAAAATTCTTCAATGAAGAAAAAGGTTTTGGTTTTATTACACCAAAAAATGGTGGTAGTGAAATTTTTGTTCATGTTTCAGGTTTATCAGAAAATATCCGTGAGAACGATGAAGTACGTTACGACGTAGCAGAAGGTAAAAAAGGACCTAATGCAGTAAATGTTGTGGTAGCCTAA